The DNA window ATCCGGAAAATATTTCGGGAAGAAGTAAAAAGCCAGTAAGCATCCTCCTGTAAACCCGCAAAAATAAGCATACGTGCTTTTGGGGTTTTCCTGAAGGTTGCCGATCACGATGGTAATAATGGTCACCAGTACAGAAACAGCCAGGACAATATAAGATTCCCTGTCTTTTTTGGCTTCCCTTAAATTCAGGAATAATAAAATACCACCAAAAAGCGTAGAGAAAAACACAGAAAAACCGATGATGGCCTGCTTG is part of the Chryseobacterium camelliae genome and encodes:
- a CDS encoding rhomboid family intramembrane serine protease, yielding MDHNRPRIYSKQAIIGFSVFFSTLFGGILLFLNLREAKKDRESYIVLAVSVLVTIITIVIGNLQENPKSTYAYFCGFTGGCLLAFYFFPKYFPDETQYDKKPIWKPLIIGIVLCTIFVAVLIYSTLY